One genomic region from Biomphalaria glabrata chromosome 7, xgBioGlab47.1, whole genome shotgun sequence encodes:
- the LOC106078468 gene encoding acanthoscurrin-2-like has protein sequence MYKSVAAVLLLVAMVTANGGYGGGYGGGWGGFGGGWGGLGGGYGGKGGWGYGGGLGVGLVGIGGFGGLGGWGRGGGYGYGGGYGGGYGGGYGGGYGGGYGGYGKGVVSVLPVVGVSGGYGGYGYGGGKGYY, from the exons ATGTACAAGTCTGTTGCAGCCGTTCTTCTCTTGGTCGCCATGGTTACCGCCAATGGTGGATACGGAGGTGGTTACGGTGGTGGCTGGGGAGGATTCGGTGGAGGATGGGGAGGACTCGGTGGTGGATATGGAGGTAAAGGTGGATGGGGCTACGGTGGAGGACTTGGAGTCGGCCTTGTTGGCATTGGCGGATTCGGCGGACTCGGCGGATGGGGACGTGGCGGCGGATACGGATACGGAGGTGGATACGGAGGCGGATATGGTGGTGGATACGGAGGCGGATATGGTGGTGGATACGGTGGATACGGCAAAGGTGTTGTCAGCGTCTTGCCGGTTGTTGGTGTCAGTGGTGGCTATGGCGGCTATGGCTATG GCGGTGGCAAAGGCTACTATTAA